TTGGTGTAGGTGGGATGACTCTTGTTTACACTACGATTATTCAAATTTGCACACTTGGGGTTTCAATCAGGGATCGCGCTAGTTTTCCCTGCTAACAGCAGCGCGTGAAATTTCATTATTAAACTTTATTGAGCGAGTGGATTTACTCATTGTGTTTACAGTGATGTTTGGGATTGTAGTCAAGGTTTCGCTTTTTTTTTATGGAGGGTTAAAAGGAATGGAGCACATCTTTCATATTCCATTTCGTAACCTTATCTGGCCAATGTCCGTTCAGATAGCCTTTCTCTCTATTTTTATTAGCGAAAATTATGCAGAGCATCTTCAGGAGGGGTTAAAAATCATTCCTTTTTATTTCCATATGCCACTGCAAATAGGAATTCCTTTTGTAATTTTTCCAATCTTGTGGTGGAAACAAAAACAAATGAAGCAATGATCTGCAGGAATGGGTGAGAATATGAAACCAGTCCATAAAGAGACAATATCTAGATTACAATTATTTATCCTTATTGTCCTTTTTGATATCGGAAGTGCATTGATTTTGAATATTGGACAGGAGGCGAGAAATAACGCTTGGCTGGCGATTCTGTTAGCAAGCTGGGGTGGCGTAGTAATTTTTTATTTTTTTATTTACCTGATGTCCGTATATCCACAAAAGGATTTGTTTCAAATGCTTGCGGGTGGATTTGGAAAATTAATTGGTGCAATAATCTGCGCAGGCTACATTTTTTACTTTTTTATCAATGCAGGCCTTTCGATTCGAAATATAGGAGAATTAATGGTCAATACGATTTTTAGGCAAACACCGATTCATATTTTCCTGATTACGATGGTCTTAACGAGTGCTTATATTTTATTTTTAGGAATTGAGGTGTTGGCTCGATCAGCTGAAATCTTTATTCCTTATTGTCTTTTGTTTTTATTGTTTGTTGGAATTGGTTTGCTTTTTTCCAATGAATTATCTGTTCAATTTCTGGAACCATTCCTAGGTGAGGGAATCCAGCCAGTTTTAAAGGCTATTTTCCCCTATCATTTGACCCTGCCATTTGGTGAGATTGTCGCCTTTCTTGTCTTGATTCCAGATATGGAATCAAGGAAAAAAGTAAGTGAATGGGGAATTTGGGCTGTTATTGCAAGCGGACTGATTCTCTGTTATTCCTCATTACTGCAAACTATGACGCTAGGTCCGATCAAAGAGAGGACTAGCTATCCATTGCTTTCTGCTGCCAACGAAGTGAAGCTGTTAAATTTCGTGGAACGGATTGATTTGTTGATTGTCTTTATCATGCTGTTAGGGATTTTAGTCAGGGCTTCTATCTTTTTTTACGCAGGGTTAAAAGGATTAGAGCATCTTTTTAAGCGTTCATATCGCTCATTTGTGTTCCCAGTAGCTGTAATTATCGCATTTTCGGCCTTGTTACCTGCCAATTCGTATTTGGAATACGTTGAGTTCGGTAAAAAAATATACAGTATTCAAATTTTATTTGATTTCTTGATTCCGGTCCTGTTGCTCTTTATTGGAATATGGCTTAAAAGAAAAAAAGGGGGAAAGAACAGTGAGATTTTTTAAGAATAAACTTAAAAAATCCTACCCACAAGCAAAGCAATGGGGACAGGAACAGGTAAATATGGATGATACAAGAACTTCTTCCGATCTGGATGAGAATATCGAAAAGCTAAAAGCGATTTTTGGAAACACCAGTGATTTAGAAATCCAAATTATTCAAATAGTTGATAACAAGGGGATCGTTGTTTATTTAAAAAGCATGGTCGATATAAATGAAGTGAATAGCGTCATTCTTCAGCCATTAGCTCAGCTAAATCAACATGAATATCAGTTCATGGATTGGAACGATATGGAAATGGTTCGCCAAAAAATCTTTTCAGGCTTGTCCTATCAAGCACGTGAAGACGTTCGTCAAATTACAGTGGATTTACTAAATGGCTATGTTCTTATTTTGGTTAATCGTAATAGTCAAGCTTATTTATTCTCGCTTAGCAACACGGATTACCGTTCTATATCTGAACCAACAACACAAACGGTTATTCGTGGTCCGAAGGATAGCTTTAATGAATCGCTTCAAGTGGGAATGACATTAATTCGAAGGCGGATTAGAAATCCGAGACTGCAGTTTGAGGAATTTGTAGTTGGGACAGAATCCAGAACGGCTGTTGCGATTAGCTATATGAATGGAGTCGTCGACGAAGGCGTTTTAAATGAAGTAAGAAGAAGAATACAAGACGTCAATTTAACAGCTCTTTTTGACTCTGGAAATCTTGATGAGGCGATAGCTGATGAAACGTTCACAACCTTTCCGCTAATCTTTAATACAGAAAGACCTGATGTGGTGGCTGCCGGTATAATCGAGGGGAAAGTTGCCATATTAGTGGATGGCAGCCCGTTTGTTCTTTTGGCCCCAACCGTGTTAACCGATTTTTTCCAAAGTCCCGAGGATTATTATCATTCATTTTTAATTGGTACCTTTATGCGGCTTGTTCGCTATGTTTCATTTATGGTGGCAATGGTCTTCCCTTCCTTATATGTTGCACTTGTAACCTTTCACCATGAGCTCATTCCGACTGAGTTGCTTATTAGTGTTCAAGCGCAAAGACAGGGAGTTCCGTTTCCGGCTGTAATTGAAATCGTGTTGATGGAATTTACCTTTGAGGTACTAAGGGAAGCGGGAGTTAGGATGCCTAGAGCGGTCGGACAAACGGTATCGATTGTCGGTGCACTAGTCCTTGGCCAAGCCGTGGTGGAAGCAGGTTTAGTCTCAAACGTACTCGTCATTGTTGTGGCGTTTACAGCGATCGCATCGTTTGTTTCGCCGATTTACAATTTCTCAACTCCGACCCGATTATTGCGATTTGCATTTATATTGGCAGCTGCAGCATTGGGACTGTATGGTGTCCTTTTATCATTAATCCTTATGGTTGCACATCTTGTCAGTCTTCGCTCGTTTGGAGTGCCCTATTTAGCGCCGGTTGCTCCCTTTATAGTGGAAGACCAAGGAGAGGTGTTCTTCCGGGTTCCAAGCTGGGCTGACCTGCGTAAGCCTTCCTATTTAAATAGTAAAACCTTTAATAAAGGGAAGGTCTCAAAGCCTAAGCCACCGCAAAAGGGGGGAGGGGATGAGAAGAGCACGGTATGTGTCCTTATTGTTTGTTTTTCTACTCAGCGGCTGCTGGGATATTATTGAATTAAACGATATATCAATCGTAACAGGTCTTGCTGTTGAAAAAGGAGAAAAGGAAAAATATAGTTTAACGGTTAGTACAGTTAATTCCTCTGAACTCTCAAAAACGAGTCAGATGGGAAACACGGCTAATACCACCTACCGATTGGAAGGGAACTCCATTTCAGAGTTGGCAAAAAAAATGAATGTCGGTTTGTCGCGAAGATTGATTTATTCACATACACGTGTGTTGGTCATTGATAAGCAGGTCGCTGAAGAGGGGATTCTTGGTTTTCTTGATTATCTAGAACGAAGTGGAGAATTTCGGAATGACTTTAATATTTTAATTGCCGATGATGCAAAAGCATCAGATATATTGAAAATGACTTTTCCGGTGCAAAGAGATCCAACATTAAAAATTCATGCTCAGTTAAATTCCT
The DNA window shown above is from Bacillus sp. T3 and carries:
- a CDS encoding spore germination protein — protein: MRFFKNKLKKSYPQAKQWGQEQVNMDDTRTSSDLDENIEKLKAIFGNTSDLEIQIIQIVDNKGIVVYLKSMVDINEVNSVILQPLAQLNQHEYQFMDWNDMEMVRQKIFSGLSYQAREDVRQITVDLLNGYVLILVNRNSQAYLFSLSNTDYRSISEPTTQTVIRGPKDSFNESLQVGMTLIRRRIRNPRLQFEEFVVGTESRTAVAISYMNGVVDEGVLNEVRRRIQDVNLTALFDSGNLDEAIADETFTTFPLIFNTERPDVVAAGIIEGKVAILVDGSPFVLLAPTVLTDFFQSPEDYYHSFLIGTFMRLVRYVSFMVAMVFPSLYVALVTFHHELIPTELLISVQAQRQGVPFPAVIEIVLMEFTFEVLREAGVRMPRAVGQTVSIVGALVLGQAVVEAGLVSNVLVIVVAFTAIASFVSPIYNFSTPTRLLRFAFILAAAALGLYGVLLSLILMVAHLVSLRSFGVPYLAPVAPFIVEDQGEVFFRVPSWADLRKPSYLNSKTFNKGKVSKPKPPQKGGGDEKSTVCVLIVCFSTQRLLGYY
- a CDS encoding endospore germination permease yields the protein MKPVHKETISRLQLFILIVLFDIGSALILNIGQEARNNAWLAILLASWGGVVIFYFFIYLMSVYPQKDLFQMLAGGFGKLIGAIICAGYIFYFFINAGLSIRNIGELMVNTIFRQTPIHIFLITMVLTSAYILFLGIEVLARSAEIFIPYCLLFLLFVGIGLLFSNELSVQFLEPFLGEGIQPVLKAIFPYHLTLPFGEIVAFLVLIPDMESRKKVSEWGIWAVIASGLILCYSSLLQTMTLGPIKERTSYPLLSAANEVKLLNFVERIDLLIVFIMLLGILVRASIFFYAGLKGLEHLFKRSYRSFVFPVAVIIAFSALLPANSYLEYVEFGKKIYSIQILFDFLIPVLLLFIGIWLKRKKGGKNSEIF